One segment of Acidianus sp. HS-5 DNA contains the following:
- a CDS encoding aromatic ring-hydroxylating dioxygenase subunit alpha: MYNEWLPIAFSDEAKEIYDTNLLGKDILIIKREGKIVALSNRCPHRLAKLSKGKILGDEIQCPYHGWRYNLNGKLTYVPSIGSKINVSLEKYYVKEKYGIIWVSIKEPRQDIPYIKEWNDDSFRKIKCGPYYINANPFRVLENLLDVSHFPYVHEGYLGSPSYPKIPEYEATLTEDGVIAENISIWQPNPDGIGEGRYFAYTYKVLRPLFLYF; this comes from the coding sequence ATGTATAACGAATGGTTACCTATAGCTTTTTCAGACGAAGCAAAAGAAATTTATGACACGAATCTTCTAGGTAAGGATATCCTAATTATAAAGAGAGAAGGAAAGATAGTAGCTCTAAGTAATAGATGCCCTCATAGGTTAGCAAAACTTTCTAAGGGTAAAATACTAGGTGATGAAATTCAATGTCCTTATCACGGATGGAGGTATAACCTAAACGGTAAGCTAACTTATGTGCCTTCGATAGGTAGTAAAATTAACGTATCTCTGGAAAAATATTATGTAAAGGAGAAATATGGAATTATATGGGTTTCGATTAAAGAACCTAGGCAAGATATACCGTATATTAAGGAGTGGAATGATGATAGCTTTAGGAAAATCAAGTGCGGGCCTTATTATATTAACGCAAACCCTTTCAGAGTATTGGAAAATCTCCTTGACGTCTCTCATTTCCCTTACGTTCACGAAGGGTATTTAGGAAGTCCTTCTTATCCTAAAATCCCGGAATATGAAGCGACGCTTACAGAGGACGGTGTAATAGCTGAAAACATTTCAATATGGCAACCCAATCCTGATGGAATAGGAGAGGGAAGATATTTCGCATACACGTATAAAGTATTGAGGCCTTTATTCCTGTATTTTTAA
- a CDS encoding FAD-binding oxidoreductase gives MLEVEKILSRYFEVYSDKEILEKYSIDYGYLSPTLSSIRKSPKAVIKVKDEEEIRALMELVKEYHFPIIVRGAGSNTLGETIPIKEGTVVVDITNFKGFERKGGYLVTRPGSEFNEVGIEDLPTIPTSFYMATIGGYVAGGSLGFGSLRNGAVWDNVEEVEVYTPKGFFSLSGNEVRSVVQSAGTTGIVTKIKMRTVKREGKVKVIRRSFRSLNEAMDFSLNILDGAEFISIRNKPMAELIEPERKWSNWNVIAGIYGEGEEASLKDLITTFAGTYFTAVNKTKVSYNSLDIPLEKLNSVEGANAMISCELSRSRGKLFSHTYFLDYDKLPEIEGYTFNLHSYKVNDRVDEYRLKKMIEFKRKVDEEDLLNPGKLVF, from the coding sequence ATGTTAGAAGTGGAGAAAATTTTATCTAGATACTTTGAAGTATATTCCGATAAAGAGATTTTAGAAAAATATTCAATAGATTACGGATATTTATCTCCTACTTTATCTTCAATAAGGAAAAGTCCTAAGGCAGTAATTAAAGTAAAGGATGAAGAGGAAATAAGAGCATTAATGGAACTCGTCAAGGAATACCATTTCCCAATAATCGTAAGAGGGGCAGGAAGTAATACTCTAGGTGAAACAATCCCCATAAAGGAAGGTACTGTCGTGGTGGATATAACCAATTTTAAGGGATTTGAGAGAAAGGGAGGTTATTTAGTAACCCGGCCTGGCAGTGAATTTAATGAAGTAGGAATAGAAGATTTACCAACAATTCCTACAAGTTTTTATATGGCTACTATAGGAGGTTATGTTGCAGGTGGATCTTTAGGTTTCGGATCGTTAAGAAACGGCGCTGTTTGGGATAACGTTGAGGAAGTCGAGGTTTACACTCCTAAAGGGTTCTTCTCTCTCAGTGGGAATGAAGTTCGTTCAGTTGTGCAGTCTGCTGGAACTACAGGTATTGTAACTAAAATAAAAATGAGGACTGTAAAGAGGGAAGGTAAGGTTAAGGTGATCAGAAGATCTTTCAGGTCTTTAAATGAAGCAATGGACTTCTCTTTAAATATTTTGGACGGTGCGGAATTCATAAGCATAAGGAATAAGCCCATGGCTGAATTAATAGAGCCTGAAAGAAAATGGAGTAACTGGAACGTAATAGCTGGAATTTACGGTGAAGGAGAAGAAGCTTCTCTAAAGGATTTAATAACCACCTTTGCAGGAACGTATTTTACTGCAGTGAATAAAACTAAGGTGAGCTACAATTCGCTGGATATTCCTTTAGAAAAGCTAAACAGCGTGGAAGGAGCTAATGCGATGATATCCTGTGAATTATCCAGGTCCAGAGGAAAATTATTCTCTCATACCTATTTTTTAGACTATGATAAACTTCCGGAAATTGAAGGTTATACTTTCAATCTCCATTCATATAAAGTTAATGATAGAGTTGATGAATATAGGTTAAAGAAGATGATAGAGTTCAAAAGGAAGGTTGATGAAGAAGACTTACTTAACCCCGGTAAGCTGGTGTTTTAA
- a CDS encoding APC family permease: protein MSKTLFVRESSGLKREVSALDAIMLNLGNMSAGAALFTGISPYISQGGVIWIAAIIGLILTIPQALMYTLLSYRIPRTGGDYVWISRMLNGPLGVVMAFALMIESTAFFALVAFFFSSAVGSVLCTIGKVDGISSLVSLSSTLQLPVYSYLLGAVLFGVIIALNIFKAKWGYTIVTVSGLVALAGTVIAMGVIAANLGDFTKAITPYLSAESISPPSSYSVAPFSWSATFAILPLLAVFTYPWMQAVPAVAAELKKEKYVAYGIFGPLILTGLLVTVGFLLLYLGGGYALTTYEFTNNGFVYTFWTVAMGLTSNQVLQWIIGIGLLVWEFAILAYGVIVFARYIFAMAFDRVFPEIFTRLNKQGSPVFTHLFDLVLTLGFLVAPIISSSGASALYGAIVIGMIYFLVVSITGIIHGLKEMKALVPIAGFSAGYFIFLTYEAVTNPAFSFVTSSGAVNPITLAFVIGSFVVGGIIYTIAWYTNKNKGIDMSLVYKEIPPD, encoded by the coding sequence ATGAGTAAAACACTCTTCGTTAGAGAAAGCTCTGGATTAAAAAGGGAAGTTTCAGCATTAGATGCAATAATGTTAAACTTAGGAAACATGTCAGCAGGTGCAGCACTATTTACCGGCATAAGTCCTTACATATCCCAAGGAGGAGTAATATGGATTGCTGCGATAATAGGATTAATCTTAACAATACCTCAAGCACTAATGTACACTCTTCTGTCTTATAGAATACCTAGGACTGGAGGAGACTACGTTTGGATCTCAAGAATGCTTAATGGACCTCTAGGAGTTGTGATGGCTTTTGCATTAATGATAGAATCTACTGCATTCTTTGCACTAGTAGCTTTCTTCTTCTCTTCAGCTGTAGGAAGTGTTTTATGTACTATAGGTAAAGTAGACGGGATATCCAGCTTAGTCTCACTTTCTTCTACGCTTCAATTACCAGTATACTCTTACCTACTGGGTGCAGTGCTTTTTGGCGTAATAATTGCATTAAACATTTTCAAAGCAAAATGGGGTTATACAATAGTTACAGTCTCTGGATTAGTGGCACTTGCAGGTACTGTAATTGCGATGGGAGTTATTGCAGCAAATTTGGGAGACTTTACTAAAGCAATAACTCCTTACTTAAGTGCTGAAAGTATATCTCCTCCTTCTAGTTACTCCGTTGCACCTTTCAGCTGGTCAGCAACTTTTGCAATTTTGCCTTTGCTTGCAGTATTCACTTACCCTTGGATGCAGGCAGTTCCTGCGGTTGCCGCCGAATTGAAGAAAGAGAAATATGTAGCTTATGGCATATTCGGTCCTTTAATACTTACTGGCTTGCTTGTTACAGTAGGTTTCCTATTGCTTTATCTGGGAGGAGGTTATGCATTAACTACTTATGAGTTCACGAATAACGGTTTCGTTTACACTTTCTGGACTGTGGCAATGGGATTAACGTCGAACCAAGTATTACAGTGGATAATAGGGATAGGACTATTAGTGTGGGAATTTGCAATACTAGCTTATGGAGTAATAGTTTTTGCTAGATATATATTCGCAATGGCTTTCGATAGAGTATTTCCTGAAATATTTACAAGACTGAATAAACAAGGCTCTCCAGTGTTTACTCACCTCTTCGATTTAGTATTAACTCTGGGCTTTTTAGTTGCACCAATAATTTCATCATCAGGAGCAAGCGCACTTTACGGTGCAATAGTTATAGGTATGATATATTTCTTAGTAGTGAGTATTACTGGAATAATTCACGGTTTAAAAGAAATGAAAGCCTTAGTACCGATTGCAGGATTCTCAGCCGGTTATTTTATCTTCCTAACTTATGAAGCAGTGACTAATCCGGCATTCAGCTTCGTAACTTCCAGCGGTGCAGTAAATCCAATAACATTAGCATTTGTAATAGGATCTTTTGTAGTTGGAGGAATAATATATACCATTGCATGGTACACAAATAAAAATAAAGGTATAGATATGTCCTTGGTTTATAAGGAAATACCGCCAGATTAA
- a CDS encoding amidohydrolase family protein encodes MIIKEVKIITENGIIEGDVKIEGGKIVKVSKNIEENDEVINGKGRLLLPGGIDNHVHIFKRYLKVPTSDTVRKSTIAAALGGTTTVIDFAFSDRSPNMEERIEQFKDSFVNYSFHIFANDITENLVNALRQGFRSVKFMMIEYAGIKSSLIGLSRINDLVKKFNGYIMVHAEDEELIKSLSEGKRGEPKLHLLTRPEESELSAVLRARAIVDKGVIAHISCGKTLDLIEGKLLGEVVLHHLILSKEVYDRKDSYLFVTSPPVRDPEELWSRINKVFMIATDHNWFDKEVKEEHKEFPDLVPGLPGVELRVPMIITEFIKRGLPLSLAVKLLSENPGKLNGLNKGKIEEGYDADLVIYNQEKKWRISINTTHMADWTPYEGYEVIGKPETVIINGKIVIEDEEIKEDSFKGELVK; translated from the coding sequence ATGATAATAAAGGAAGTTAAGATAATAACGGAAAACGGAATTATTGAAGGAGACGTTAAAATCGAAGGAGGTAAAATAGTTAAGGTAAGTAAAAATATTGAAGAAAACGACGAAGTAATAAACGGTAAAGGTAGGTTATTATTACCAGGAGGAATAGATAATCACGTTCACATTTTTAAAAGATATTTAAAAGTCCCCACTTCGGATACTGTTAGGAAAAGTACTATAGCAGCAGCACTTGGAGGGACTACTACAGTAATAGACTTTGCGTTTTCTGACAGATCACCGAACATGGAGGAGAGGATAGAACAATTTAAAGACTCATTTGTAAATTACTCCTTCCATATATTTGCTAACGACATTACTGAAAACCTGGTTAATGCGTTGAGACAAGGATTTAGATCAGTAAAATTCATGATGATAGAGTATGCCGGAATTAAAAGCTCACTTATTGGGTTATCAAGGATAAACGATCTGGTTAAGAAGTTTAATGGATATATAATGGTTCATGCAGAAGACGAGGAGTTGATAAAATCATTATCTGAAGGAAAAAGAGGAGAACCTAAATTACACTTATTAACAAGGCCGGAAGAAAGTGAGCTATCTGCAGTATTAAGGGCTAGGGCTATTGTGGATAAAGGAGTTATAGCTCACATAAGTTGCGGTAAGACTTTAGACTTAATTGAAGGGAAACTGTTAGGAGAGGTAGTTCTTCACCATCTAATATTAAGCAAGGAAGTTTACGATAGGAAGGATTCTTATTTATTCGTTACATCTCCTCCTGTTAGGGATCCCGAAGAATTATGGAGTAGGATAAATAAAGTATTCATGATAGCTACAGACCATAACTGGTTTGATAAGGAGGTTAAAGAAGAGCATAAAGAATTTCCCGACTTAGTTCCTGGTCTTCCAGGAGTGGAGCTTAGAGTTCCCATGATAATAACTGAATTCATAAAAAGAGGACTTCCTTTAAGCCTTGCAGTTAAGTTACTGAGCGAAAATCCTGGAAAGCTTAACGGTTTAAATAAAGGTAAAATAGAGGAAGGTTATGATGCCGACCTAGTTATTTATAATCAAGAAAAGAAGTGGAGGATTTCTATCAATACCACTCACATGGCAGATTGGACTCCGTATGAAGGATATGAAGTTATAGGTAAGCCGGAGACTGTAATAATTAACGGTAAAATAGTAATTGAAGATGAGGAAATTAAGGAAGACTCATTCAAGGGAGAGCTGGTTAAGTAA